The genomic window AGAGACGTTCTGGGCCTGGCGGCAGGATCCGCATCAATCGTGAGGCTGCGGAGTCCAGCTCTCAGTTAGCGGCTCTGTTGCCGCTGCAGTTGATCAATAGCGATAGCTTCTCGGCACTGGAGGGTGGTCCTGGCGTCCGCAGGCGCCTGCTGGACTGGACGGTGTTCCACGTGGAACAAAGCTACCTGCATGCATTGAAGGACTATCAAATCGCACTACGGCAGCGAAATGCCCTGTTACGTCGTGGTAAAATCGGGTCAGATCAGCTGGATATCTGGGATGGGCGCATGGTTATAGCGGCCGTCACCCTGGATCGATTGCGCGAAGAGGTTTTCGAGCGTCTTGGCACTGTCACTCGTGAGCTTTTACTGGATCTTCCAGTCTCGCCGCTCCAGCAGGTGTCGATCCGATACCGTCGTGGATGGAAACAGGGCGTGGACTTGGGTGAGGCCTTACAGGCCTCCAGAGATGCGGATATGGCTGTTGGTCATACCCGAGTGGGCCCTCATCGGGCCGATATGGTTTTTACCGTGGACTCGCAGCCAGCGCAGTCGATTCTCTCGCGAGGCCAGCAAAAGATGTTGGTCTGTGCACTGAGAACGGCGATGGCGCGGGTGGTTTCAAACAGCAGGAAGCCACCGGTGTTTCTGATTGATGATCTACCGGCTGAACTGGATGACGCGCACCAGGTCATTTTTGCCCGCTGGGTCAGTGATTGTGCGGGACAGGTACTGGTGACCGGTATAGAAAGGGAGTCTACTTGCCGACCATGGTTGAGTCTGGCTGCCCCCTGGAATAAGCCGTCTGTGTTCCACGTGGAACATGGGCGAATTAGCGCCGAGCTAGATCCGGCGCCCAATAATGAATGGAGCGAGTAAATGTCAGAGCAGAACAGCTATGACTCCAGTAGCATCAAAGTCCTGAAGGGCCTGGACGCGGTGCGCAAACGCCCGGGCATGTATATCGGCGATACGGACGATGGCACCGGCCTGCACCACATGGTGTTTGAAGTCGTGGACAACTCCATTGATGAGGCGCTGGCTGGCCACTGTGACGAGATCCGGGTCACCATCCACCCGGATGAATCGGTCTCCATCTCGGATAATGGCCGCGGTATTCCGACAGAAATGCACCCGGAAGAGGGCGTCTCTGCCGCCGAGGTGATCATGACGGTGCTGCACGCTGGTGGTAAGTTCGACGACAACACCTATAAAGTCTCCGGTGGCCTGCACGGTGTGGGCGTTTCAGTAGTGAATGCTCTGTCAGAAGAGTTGAAGCTGACCATTCGTCGCAATGGCAAGATCCATGAGCAGATCTATCGCCACGGTGTGCCTGACGCGCCGTTGGCTGTCATTGGTGACACGGATAGCAGTGGCACTAGCGTGCACTTCAAGCCCTCCGCCGAGACGTTCACCAATATCGAGTTCCACTTCGATCAACTCGCCAAGCGCTTGCGTGAGCTCTCATTCCTCAACTCCGGCGTACGCATTGTGCTGAAAGACGAGCGCTCCGGTAAGGAAGAGGTTTACGAATACGAGGGTGGCCTGCGCGCCTTCGTGGAGTACCTGAATCACGCCAAAACCCCGATCAACAAGGTGCTGCATTTCCAGAGCCAGCGAGAGGACGGGATCGGCGTCGAAGTGGCGCTGCAATGGAATGATAGCTTCCAGGAAAACCTGTACTGCTACACCAACAATATCCCCCAGAGGGATGGTGGTACACATCTGGCGGGCTTCCGCGCTGCCCTGACCCGTGGTCTCAATAACTATATCGAGCGCGAGGGACTGGGGAAGAAGGAAAAGGTCAGCACCACTGGTGACGATGCCCGGGAGGGCCTGACTGCAATCATTTCAGTCAAAGTGCCGGACCCGAAATTCTCTTCGCAGACCAAAGACAAACTGGTTTCCTCCGAGGTGAAGCCTGCGGTAGAGCAGGAAATGGGACAGCACTTCAACG from Microbulbifer aggregans includes these protein-coding regions:
- the recF gene encoding DNA replication/repair protein RecF (All proteins in this family for which functions are known are DNA-binding proteins that assist the filamentation of RecA onto DNA for the initiation of recombination or recombinational repair.) → MDYLAGLSRLVLANFRNISSADIALCCSVNLFYGVNGSGKTSVLEAVHMLATGRSFRSRQHQPVIQADAEQLAVFGRLKDGLTIGVEKRRSGPGGRIRINREAAESSSQLAALLPLQLINSDSFSALEGGPGVRRRLLDWTVFHVEQSYLHALKDYQIALRQRNALLRRGKIGSDQLDIWDGRMVIAAVTLDRLREEVFERLGTVTRELLLDLPVSPLQQVSIRYRRGWKQGVDLGEALQASRDADMAVGHTRVGPHRADMVFTVDSQPAQSILSRGQQKMLVCALRTAMARVVSNSRKPPVFLIDDLPAELDDAHQVIFARWVSDCAGQVLVTGIERESTCRPWLSLAAPWNKPSVFHVEHGRISAELDPAPNNEWSE